A segment of the Hemitrygon akajei chromosome 10, sHemAka1.3, whole genome shotgun sequence genome:
caatctgaatgtactccctctgccttctgcaggcaagccaattctgaatccacctggccaaacttccctggatcccatgccttctgactttctgaataagcctaccatgtggaaccttgtcaaatgccttactaaaatacatgtagatcacatccactgcactaccctcatctgacttcagcttctccttttcaaatttcagggtgaattcaatcatattatgatcactttcccctaagggttcttttaccgtaAGCTCTCTaaacaattctggttcattgcacaacacccaatccagaatactgattccccagtgggctcaaccacgagctgctctaaaaagtcatctcataggcactctagaagttccatctcctggaatccagcaccaaaatCATTTTGCCAAtatacttgcatattgaaatccctatgACCACTGGCCTTttggcatacattttctatctcttgtaatttgtaggccatgtccttactactgtttcggggtctgtatacaactcccagcaAGGTCTTATTACCCTTGAAGTTCCTTATTTCTTgccacaatgattcaataccttccaatcctatgtcacctctttctaattatttcatttcatttttttactaacagagcaacACCATGCTcttggcctgtatataactcccaccaGAGtagttttacccttgcagtttcttagctctattcacaatgattcaacaccttctcactctgtcacctctttctaaagatttggtttcattttttaccaacagagcaacgcctccccctctgcctaccagtttatccttttaatacaatgtgtatccttggacattaagctcacagccatgattcagtgatgcccacaacatcacacctgccTATTGGCaattgtgctgcaagttcatctaccttattccatatattttGCATTCAAATgtcacaccttcagtcctgtattcatccttttcgaACTTTCTTCTTTTACGtagcaactcatcctgttgactgcaattttgcagtATCAGCAGCCTTTCCTcggtacctcatcttcagcactgttaCCCGCCTTTcctatgatgcttcttgcattgaaatatatgccgTTCAGGCCACTAGTTGCACTATTCTTAAGCTTTTGTCTGAGGTCttgccaacatctgcctccacaacctctccactaactgttctgggactcgggttctcatccccctgcagctctagtttaaacccccctctgcccccccccccccccccccgcccccagcagCAAACCTtcttgctaggatattagtccccctccagttcaggtgcaaactgttccTTCTAtttaggtcccaccttccctggaagtgagcccaatgatctaaaaatcttATGTTCTCCCTCCTacatcaactccttagccattTATTAAGCTGTATAATATTCCTAGttttggcctcactagcacatggcatgggtagcaatcctgagatcacaagctTGGAGGTCCTGCCATTTAGCataacacctaactccctgaattccctattgaccacgacatctggctgttcacccgCTCGCTTAATGttgagaactcgatccaagatatctcAGAACCTGGCACCCGTGAGGGAACATACCATCCAGTAGtcttgttcttgcccacagaacctcctgtccattcacctaactaacgaatcccctatcaccatagCGTGCCTCTTCTTCCCTCTTATACTGAACCACAGAAGCAGACTCCATGCAAGAGACCCGgctactgtgactttcctctgataGATCATAATCACCCCTGCTCtcttcccccccgccccccacgcACTCagtagtatccaaagtgatatacatgttgagggggatggccacaggtgtactctgcactggctcctttgactgtcacccagtttcctgtatcctgcaccttggATATGTTCGCTACGTCTGtcatcccctcagcctccagagtTCCAGATCCTTAATGCGGATTGCTACacgctgcagctggatgcacttctctcaGTTGTAGTGGTCAGGGACACTGAGGGTCTCCCTGCTTCCCACAACCCACAAGAGGAGCTTTCAGCTATTTTGCCtgacatctctactgtcctagctgagcagatatgaagaagggaaggaaaaacaacttgagcttttcttacacacacaaaatgctggtggaacacagcaggcctggcagcatctatagggagaagcgctgtcgatgttttgggccgagacccttcgtcaggactaaccgaaaggaaagatagtaagagatttgaaagtagtggggggagggagaaatgcgaaattataggtgaagaccggagggggtgggatgaagctaagagctggaaaggtgattggcgaaagtgatacagagctggagaagggaaaggatcatgggacgggaggcctcaggagaaagaaaggtggggggagcaccagagggagatggagaacaggcaaacaactaaatatgtcagggatggggtaagaaggggaggaggggcattaacggaagttagagaagtcaatgttcatgccatcaggttggaggctacccagccggtatataaggtgttgttcctccaacctgagtttggattcattttgacagtagaggagtacttgtttccccccccccccccccccccatcccttcccactgatctccctcctggcacttatccttgtaagcggaacaagtgctacacctgcccttacacttcctccctcaccaccattcagggccccagacagtccttccagatgaagcgacacttcacctgtgagtcggctggtgtggtatactgcatcccttttatatattggtgagacctgacgcagaccaggagaccgtttcgctgaacacctacgctcggtccgccagaaaaagcaggatctcccagtggccacacattttaattccacgtcccattcccattctgatatgtctatccatggcctccactattgtcaaaatgaatccaaactcaggttggaggaacaacaccttatataccggctgggtagcctccaacctgatggcatgaacattgacttctctaacttccattaatgcccctcctccccttcttacccctcctccccttcttaccccatccctgacatttttagttgtttgcctgttctccatctccctctggtgctcccccccccactttctttctcctgaggcctcccgtcccatgatcctttcccttctccagctctgtatcacttttgccaatcacctttccagctcttagcttcatcccaccccctccggtcttctcctatcatttcgcatttccccctccccccactactttcaaatctcttactatctttccttttggttagtcctgacgaagggtctcggcccaaaacgtcgacagcgcttctccctatagatgctgcctggcctgctgtgttccaccagcattttgtgtgtgttgtttgaatttccagcatctgcagatttcctcgtgtttgagcttttctttcctttgctttctctaatTGAAGCTTCGAAGAGCTAAAGGCTCGGGGTCAACACtccgactctgtccactcagacgatgGCCAGTGCGCTTGCCCCTGTTTTCCTTTAATTTGCTAttgctaatcaatcccagacGCTGGTCAAAGCTGCGTTTTGCTGCAGTGACCTGCTGCTGCCTTTTGTACTCGAGCAATGGACCTGATTAAAGTCCGCTCTCAAAAAACTTCCGATGTCCAGATTGGCTGCTGGCCAAAGCTCGTTTAAAttaaaggaatggcagaggccagtgcagtttggcaccagtgcaTGGCAGGGACTGCCAGTCAACGTAGGACTGCTTTAAAGACTCCAGCTCAaatccctcggggtttactcccaaagccttccccatcagtgggtatagctgcaaggcagcagaggtttgtgaTCAGAGTTTTTCTTTTCCTAGATTTGTTGTCAACCATgcctgatgagccccatctgcccaaagcaactggttttaaggcaccattaACCGCCTCTGCCCATCCTCCTGTCTGTCAGGACTGTTTCACCGGGCTTagttaagccacatgtgaagtggccacccattttaatttcactttccattcccattccgagatatccatccatggcctcctccactatcgcgatgaggccacatttaggttggaggaacaacaccttgtacttggtttgggtagcctccaacctgatggcatgaacatcgatttctcaaacttccaataataccatctccatttcccatcctcttTCCCCCCCCTCATGCCATCTCACCAATCAAATTCACAGCTCttcgcttcatccctccccctccagcttTCAACTATCACATGGAGGCTgtctttctcctccccctccccccaccttttaaatctattcctcagcttttttcctccagtcccgacaaagggtctcggcccaacgcgttgactgtacttttttccgtagatactgcctggcctgctgagttccttcagcattttgtatgcgttgtTCGGATTTCCAACAGATGTTTTCTTCTTGTTTGTGaagtccaggagctggacttggttgccagaggctatttgagttgcatgccactgggagcatttaataggtatgggaagcttgtccccattacctcccccagctataacaaacttaaggactatgtctgcatgcttttgtgctttgagttgctgccacgtgattggctgatcatATGTTTGCAGCGATGAGCAGGTGtccctaataaagaggccactgaataTAGATAGAGTTGTAAATTAAGGAAACTAAAATGGGTCTGAAGGTTGTGGTACTGTGACATAGTTACAGAAATTAGCTTTCTATTTTAAACCTGTCATTCTCTGATTCATTGTAGGTGGGTGGTTTTCCACCATGTTTTACGGCCTGTTTGGGTCGCGGGAAATGAGAATATTGATCTTGGGTCTCGATGGAGCAGGCAAGACCACGATACTCTACAAGCTGCAGGTGGGCGAAGTTGTCACCACCATTCCCAGTAAGTGTTGTTCTGCCACTTGCTTGTGCTATGACTGTTAACTGTTAGAAACCTGCTTTGTGCAGTGTCACAACACACAAAGGGGCTGGAGGAATCATTAAGGACtcctgtcacccaggacatgccctcttctcattgctaccatcaatgaggaggtacaggagcctgaaggcacacactcaaacattccaggaatagcttcttcccttccaccatcagatttctgagtggagaACAAACCCAGGAACACACTCTttaattctctctctctttgcactaaaTTTAAATTTTACATGGATTCCTTTCTGTAATTTTTAGTTTTTATATTTTGCAATAAAAGATGCTGTAAAAGagtaaatttcacaacacatgccaatgatactaaacctgattgaagttcaaagtatatttaatatcaaatacatatatatcaccatatacaagcctgagattcattttcttgcagtcattcacagtaaatacaagaaacacaatggaatcaatggaaaaacCACATCCAACAGAGCGGGGGTGAAAACCCAGCAACGAACtgtaaatgcaaaaagaaaggggAAACTAAGAAACAATAATGAATAACAAGAAAATgtgatgaagattccttgaaagtgagtccatttcaGTAGGCACaactcagtgttggggtgagtgaagttgtctcctctggttcaagagcctgatgactgaggggtaataactgctcctgaacctggtggtgcgggtcgTGGGGCTCCTatgccttcctgatggcagcagtgagaagagagcatgtctctaaggaactcagtgggtcaagcaacatCCATGGAGGAAATGAAGAGCgggcatttcaggttgagactcctgctgaagggtcttgacccaaaatttTGGTTTTGAAACCTAAAGTGTCTGTAATCAACAATGATTattgttctaaatgttcctgcattatgttcATTATATCAGCAAAGCGAATTTCAACTGGTTTGGTTGAAGTAGGTAAGCAAACTCTGCTTTTCCACTCATTGCACTCAGCAACACTGGTACTTGATTTTatcggctatttcatttgcttcaaaatactgctcagtttGTTCACTATACATCATCTGTTTTCTGTTATGCAATTGAACacttctatctttctgatgtagccagccatttctgcttttttaaaaattattatcacctggtacacACTGTCTGTGAACTAGTGGCTGTATGCATTGCTTCTTAATTTCAATCTATTTTTctgtcttttttaaaaacttgaacgtccctttctccacttctgaagaAAAACGTCTTGCACTtcaacagggaggtagtcatcttGAGTtaattttaaaacttcctcattgccACAGTTGTTTTTTAACTCCAATTTGAAAACAGTAGATAACAAATATCAAGTTAAAGAAAACTGGTTTCGATGGAACAAAGGTACAGTGATATTGGATTCCTCCTGTACcaaatatagtggccactgagtgtatgtgtttggccttctgctgctgtatctcatccacttcaaggtttgaagtgTTGCCTGTTCAGaaaaactcttctgcacaccacatggTTATTCGAGGTACTGCCGCCTTCCTGTTACTATCGACTTCCtgttaagatggtgctactgagCATGTTCGACAGCTTTTGGTAGTCAAAAAGATGAGAAATCCGactaaaaacatcactaaaaataGCTTTTCCATAGTAAGTTGTGTTAAATTATCATGGCAAACGGCGAAGGGTCAAGTGATGGTGAGGTGAATTGATGGGATGAGCCGAGTTCATGGggtgttgcagatggagttcagataCCCGTACAACTGGCTCAGATGTGAGGTTGAATCACTTAGGGTGCTGAGCTGATCtgaagagcttgagagcagcTTCGGGCTGGGAGGTGAAATCTGGGCCCGGAGCTTGTCGCTGGGCAGCGTGGTCTAGGCCCAAGGTCTTTTGCAGTAGCGATGCCTGGGTCCTAGTGTGAGGTATGATTCGCTGTTTAGACTGTATAAACGTTGGGCCATATCAGGGACTAGAGCCTTTCACTGTTCTGCCATTGGGTAGGTTCAAACACTAggccagatagactgaaaaggtaGGGTGTTGGTCGGGATGAGAGCAGATTTCACTCGTTCTCaggtgctgaggctatgaagactgccccggctGCCATATTCCGTACCCGCTAATATGAACTGAAGTGagactttgggcctactctgggctgctccagggttcagatctgaggactcagttttggttcagaatgctgttgttattCACTTCAATTTCTTGCGagattattttctttttcttgcatattgtgttgtttttttttctctctttaattgggttcttttgggtttcttgctttgtggccacctgtgagcaagcaaatctcaaggtgtataatttatacattctttgatattaacCTTGATTCTGTCAGCGTAAACCAGtttgtcattctcctctgacctctctcattaacaatgtgcTTTTGCCCATAAAATTACCACCtgctagatttttttttgtttttcgcaccatgctctgtaaactctagagactgctgtgcatgaaaatcccaggagatctgcagtttctgagatactcaaacaccaCCTCCCTCCACCCAACCCCCACCCCTGTCTGGCACAAACAATCAATCCAAAGTTAAGGTCATTTAgaatacatttcttccccattctgatagtTGTTCTGAATAACTGAGTcttttgaccacatctgcatggttttatgcattgaattgctgccacatgattgactgattaggtaCTTGCATTAATGAAGCGGTTACTGAGTCTATAGTGGAATTGCTGATGAACTGatagagggtctcagcctgaaatgttgactcttttcttttccatcAGTGCTGCCTGAACTGTGTTTTGTGTCTTGAAATTGCTTTGTTCTTTATCCCCCACCCTGAACCTTCCAGGAATCTGTCTGTTTATACATTAAATATGAAatggaatgttttttttttgtagctATTGGCTTCAACGTTGAAACAGTGACTTACAAGAACCTGAAGTTTCAAGTGTGGGATTTGGGTGGACAGACCAGTATACGGTATGGAAAATTCCCTGTTCTATATTACTGACCGTTCTCTAACTTGCTTTCTCCAAGACAAGAGCTTTGGGCTGTGATTATCAGATGGATATTTTTCTTGGCAATGTGTACATTTTCTCAGGTCACTGCACGGTGAATGCAGGGTAGCGTAGCTGTTAGCAAAATCCCTTTACAACACCAGCtatcagtgattggggttcaaatcctgccactgttttcaaggagtttgtacattctccccacgacCGCGTGCTCCGGtgccctcccacattccagtgaCGTGCAGGTTACAGTTAGTgattgtgggcatgctttgttggcgtggtagcacttgcaggctgcccccagcgcatcaGAAACAAAGACACATTCCACtatgtttcaacgtacatgtgacaaatacagttAATCTTTCATCTGTAATTAAGCTCTAATCCTCCTTTTAGCTCTGCCCTTTCTAACTGTACCACCAAGTTCACTGCATGAGTTTTGCTTTTTCAAGGGGTGTGAGCTTCCCAGCAGAAGCAGCATTTAATTACCCCTTCCTAGGTGTCTTTGAGAAGGTGGTAGTGAGCTGCCTTCATGAACCGCTGCAGACTTTGTGCAGGTAAACTCACAGTGCATTAGGGAGAGAGATATTTCAttctatttattgagataaagcacagagcatgcccttctggcctaacgtgctgcactgcccagcaacttaaacactagcctaatcacaggaaaatttacaatgaccaattgacctactaactgctatgtctttggattgtgggaggaatccggagcacccggaggaaactggCGCAGTCACGTGAAGGGCGTACAAGCTTCTTACAGAGGACATCAGAACTGAACTCTCAACTCcagcaccctgagctgtaatagtgttgtgctaaccgttaCGCTAATCCAGCAGTTTTGTTTCTTCGTGTTAAAGGGATTGAATCAGAATCAATGTATTGaatgcaggagttgggatgttatgttgaagttgtataagatgttggtgaggcctaatttggagaattgtgtgcaattCAGGGAaggtgtcaatgatttggaagtaCATTTAATAGGAGTTGCACTTTGAGAGGGCAAACCAGGCTAGGACTTGCATGGTgagcagtagaacagaaggatctgggagtacagatccataattccttgaaagtagtaTCCAAGGTAGGTGGGGTTGTAAagggagcttttggcacattgactttcataaatcaaagtactgagtacagaagttgggatgtcatgttgggattgtataagactttggtgaggtctaatttggagtattgtgtgtagttcaggAAAGTGTCATAAGGTTGaatggatggggaagatagagggctatggttcatGTGTTAGTCGATGGGAGGaggcagaataataatttggcatgaattagatgggctaaagggcctgttctgaATTGTAGTACTTTGACTCTATGAAAGtgtgcagaaaaaatttacaagtattTTGTGGTGACTTGCAGACCTGAgttatagaagcatagaaacatagaaaacctacagcacaatacaggaccttcagcccacaaagctgttctgaacatgtccttaccttagaaattacctagggttacccatagccctctatttttctaagcttcatgtacctatccaggagtcttttagaAGACTCTAttgtctctgcctccaccaccgttgccagcagcccattccacgcactcaccactctctgcattaaaaaaaacaaacgaacaacaacttacccctgacatctcctctgtacctacttccaagcaccttaaaactgtgccctctcgtgctagccatttcagtcctaggaaaaagcctctgactatccacacgatcaatgcctctcatcatcgtatacacctctatcaggtcacctctcattctccgctgctccaaggagaaaaggcaaaaggtTACTTTGGTTATAGGGAAACGTTAGGACGTTATTCCCTGGAGCTTAAGGGAATGAAAGGAAATTagttagaggtatacaacattgaGGGGTAAAGATACGTTAAAGCAATTTGCACAAGTGCAAGTAtgcttcccgcccccccccccccccccccccactgaggttgggtgagagtagaactagaggtcatagtttaagggtgaaaggtgaaatatttaaggggaactttttcactcagagggtggtgagagtgtagaacaagctgccagcagtaTAGTGGGTCCTTGTTTGATTGCagcgtttaagagaagttgggGTAAGTacagagatgggaggggtatggagagctatggtccaagGGACAAAGCAGGATGAAAGTTCAGcgttgactagatgggccaaagggcctctgtgCCATAGTGGACTTTGGCTCTTGTTACTTGTTCCCTCTGCTGGTCAGTTTaccctccccaacccctccctttctcactgtgtTTGCATGTGCAGTGAATATAATTAATTCTAATCTAGTGATAGAGCAACATTACATCAGAAAGCTGATGTCATTTTCAGAGTATGTTGTGAAGAAAAATTTCTTTTCCTAGGCCCTACTGGCGTTGTTATTACTCCAACACTGACGCAGTGATCTACGTTGTGGACAGTTGTGATAAGGAAAGGATGGGGATCTCAAAGTCAGAACTTGTTGCTATGCTGGAGGTAAGGAGTGGGTACTTTGTCTTGTGGATGCTTGAATTTAATCATTTGGCAGGGCACTCAGtgactcctgtatctaataaagtggccactttattgtgtgtatgtatgtagtcttcagctgctgtagcccaaggttcgatgtgctgtacattcttctgcaaaccactgttgtaacgtgtggttatttgatttactgttAGCTTCCTGCAGGTTGAACCACTCTGGTGATTCTTCTCTgatctctgtcattaacaaggcattttcatccacagaattgctgttcactggatgctttttgtttttgcactattctctgtaaactagagacaagttgcaaaacacagtacataacaCATACAGCAAGCCACGCAGAGGTAGCTTACACACCACTATATAGTTCAGGCCATCAAAGTTCAGAATGCAGAACTCAATCCTAGTGTCCTCTGTAAAAGTTCATACATCCTCCTGTGgagtacatgggtttcctcccacattccacagacgtaccagttagtaggttaattggtcattgtaaattatcctgtgattaagctgggGTTCAATcaatgggttgctgggcagcatgactggaaggcctgttccacgctgtatctccaaATGAAATAATAATGCAATAGTATTAAGATATTAAAAAcatattctgtagatgtacaaatTGATGTAAAGGACGTGTGTGACATTCCATTAAATATTCAACACTATTACTGCTACTGTTACCATCATAGATGAGGACTAGAATAGGaaagcaaggatatgatgctgaggctttatggtcagaccgcacttggaatattgtgagcagttttggggccctttatctaaggCAGTGGAAAgggttcacaagagtgattctgcgaatgaaaggattaatgtatgaggggtgtttgatggctctgggcctgatcgctggaattcagaaaaatggagtgggggggatctcattgaaccatatcgaatattgaaaggcctagatagaatgtaCTTGGAGATGACGTTAGCTTTTGTGG
Coding sequences within it:
- the arl1 gene encoding ADP-ribosylation factor-like protein 1, with amino-acid sequence MGGWFSTMFYGLFGSREMRILILGLDGAGKTTILYKLQVGEVVTTIPTIGFNVETVTYKNLKFQVWDLGGQTSIRPYWRCYYSNTDAVIYVVDSCDKERMGISKSELVAMLEEEELKKAILVVFANKQDMEQAMTPTEVANALGLPALKDRKWQIFKTSATKDIGLSDAMDWLAEALKCRQ